One segment of Pseudanabaena sp. FACHB-2040 DNA contains the following:
- the mutL gene encoding DNA mismatch repair endonuclease MutL produces the protein MTSQIQSLPMEVIYQIAAGEVIDSLAAVVRELVENALDAQATRITLALWPDQGQVRVADDGLGMALADLQRAATPHSTSKIRSQADLWQIKSLGFRGQALHSLCQVGVLEICSRPQLDSQASGWRVSYSSQGEPLQVKTVAIAPGTIVTVSDLFAAWPARQQALPSISQQLRAVQLCLQQMALCHPQVTFQAELRGNAWFAIAPAATARERLPQILKTLVLADLRDLDRSVDALPVAESPTPEVLDAAPSHLGSLYLLAGLPDRCHRQRADWIKIAVNGRQVHLPEVEQAVIRAFRFTLPRDRYPICFIHLYPHPNAVDWNRHPDKSAIYLRALDTWNQAVAQAITDLLQLNPESLSQTGQHRRVQQFLKAAESAGPYPAPLSEEAATAPPEANRLPLLKAVAQVQNRYILAEHPGGICLIEQHIAHERVLYEQLEQKWSLVPLNSPIILEQLSQPQIENLQQLQLEIAPFGPQLWAIRTVPAPLAQRQDLANALLELSLSNSFDQVLVAVACRTAIRNGTPLSLETLQTLLQNWQNTRNPYTCPHGRPICLALEETSLARFFKRHWVIGKSHGI, from the coding sequence ATGACATCCCAAATTCAGTCCTTACCCATGGAGGTCATTTACCAGATTGCGGCTGGAGAAGTGATCGATTCTTTGGCGGCGGTGGTACGAGAACTGGTGGAGAATGCGCTAGATGCTCAGGCTACTCGAATCACCCTGGCCCTCTGGCCAGACCAAGGACAGGTGAGGGTAGCCGATGACGGCCTGGGCATGGCGCTAGCAGATCTGCAGCGGGCCGCCACGCCGCATAGCACCAGCAAAATTCGCTCCCAGGCCGACCTCTGGCAGATCAAAAGCCTGGGATTTCGAGGGCAGGCACTCCATAGCCTCTGCCAGGTGGGAGTTCTAGAAATCTGCAGTCGCCCCCAACTCGATTCTCAGGCCTCGGGCTGGCGCGTGAGCTATTCCAGCCAGGGCGAACCGCTGCAGGTAAAGACGGTTGCGATCGCACCTGGCACCATTGTCACCGTCTCTGATTTATTTGCCGCTTGGCCTGCCCGGCAACAGGCCTTGCCCTCTATTTCCCAGCAGCTCAGGGCGGTACAGCTCTGCCTGCAGCAAATGGCGCTGTGTCACCCCCAGGTAACCTTTCAAGCTGAGCTGAGGGGCAACGCTTGGTTTGCGATCGCGCCTGCAGCAACTGCCCGCGAACGTTTGCCGCAGATCCTCAAAACTTTGGTTCTGGCTGACCTACGGGACTTGGATCGCTCGGTTGACGCTTTACCTGTTGCCGAAAGCCCTACGCCGGAGGTTCTCGATGCTGCTCCATCTCATCTCGGATCGCTATACCTTCTAGCAGGACTGCCCGATCGCTGTCACAGGCAGCGGGCCGACTGGATCAAAATTGCGGTGAATGGGCGGCAGGTGCATTTGCCTGAGGTGGAGCAGGCCGTCATTCGGGCCTTCCGGTTCACCCTGCCGCGAGATCGCTATCCCATCTGCTTCATTCACCTCTATCCTCACCCCAATGCAGTTGACTGGAACCGGCATCCCGATAAATCAGCGATTTACCTACGCGCCCTTGATACCTGGAACCAAGCAGTTGCTCAGGCCATTACCGACCTGCTGCAGCTCAATCCTGAAAGCCTCTCTCAAACAGGTCAGCACCGTCGGGTGCAGCAGTTTCTCAAGGCGGCCGAGTCAGCAGGCCCGTACCCAGCCCCTTTATCTGAGGAGGCTGCAACAGCGCCCCCTGAAGCCAACCGATTGCCTTTGCTCAAAGCCGTTGCCCAGGTGCAAAATCGCTACATCCTGGCTGAACATCCTGGCGGTATTTGCCTAATTGAGCAGCATATTGCCCATGAACGCGTGCTGTACGAGCAGCTCGAACAAAAGTGGAGCCTGGTTCCTCTCAACTCCCCAATCATTCTGGAGCAGTTATCTCAGCCTCAGATCGAGAATCTGCAGCAGCTGCAGCTAGAGATTGCGCCCTTTGGTCCTCAGCTCTGGGCTATTCGCACTGTTCCTGCCCCCTTAGCCCAGCGGCAAGACTTAGCCAATGCCCTGCTAGAACTGAGTTTGAGCAACAGCTTTGATCAGGTATTAGTCGCGGTTGCCTGCCGTACCGCCATCCGCAACGGCACTCCACTTTCCCTAGAGACCCTGCAAACTCTCCTGCAAAATTGGCAAAACACTCGCAATCCCTACACCTGCCCGCATGGACGTCCAATCTGCCTTGCACTCGAAGAAACTAGCTTGGCCCGCTTCTTCAAACGCCATTGGGTCATTGGCAAAAGCCATGGTATCTAG
- a CDS encoding oligosaccharide flippase family protein — MNKIKSIFHELRQKSLVRDSFWMLLSQCFSIVFQTFYFVLLARTLGAQEYGAFVGALSLASIITPFSGWGGPHIIFKHVSKDRNLLNVYLGNALILIAASAPLLTILALLFSPIIFSGKVPLIVVLCTFVADLIGLKLIEASTASLMSTDSAKYAALIGILLHGSKFSAALIFSFLFSNHTVTTWALLYCSASLFAALVAISVVIKRLGFPKFRVNTLKPELLEGFYFSISGFSDSINGSLDQTMLASISTLKAAGIYNAAARFIGMAMVFMISFAGASYSKFFQHGAAGINGSWRFARKLLPLAFGYGILIFFVFIFAAPFIPYLLGESFEEAVPILRWFAPLILMIALSYLASDSLTGAGFQGVRSSIQVSSALLNFFLNLWLIPRYSVYGAVWATLATELAKLVGLYTTVFILNRRQIAKSSSL, encoded by the coding sequence TTGAACAAGATCAAGTCTATATTTCATGAGCTACGCCAAAAATCTTTGGTTAGAGATAGCTTTTGGATGTTACTGTCGCAATGCTTTAGCATTGTTTTTCAGACATTCTATTTTGTTTTACTAGCAAGAACCCTGGGTGCTCAAGAATATGGAGCCTTTGTTGGAGCTCTTAGTCTCGCGAGCATTATTACTCCATTTTCAGGATGGGGTGGGCCGCACATAATATTTAAGCATGTCTCAAAAGACAGAAATCTATTAAATGTCTACCTAGGAAATGCCCTTATCCTAATTGCCGCCTCGGCTCCTTTGCTGACTATTTTAGCTCTCTTATTTTCTCCAATTATATTTTCAGGCAAAGTACCTTTAATTGTCGTACTTTGCACCTTTGTAGCTGACTTAATTGGATTAAAGCTGATTGAGGCATCTACAGCATCATTGATGTCTACTGATTCAGCAAAGTATGCTGCTCTAATAGGGATTCTACTACACGGTTCTAAATTCAGCGCGGCTCTAATTTTCAGTTTTCTATTTTCGAACCATACCGTCACCACCTGGGCGCTCCTTTATTGCTCAGCTTCTTTGTTTGCCGCTCTAGTAGCCATCTCAGTAGTTATTAAGAGATTGGGCTTTCCGAAGTTTCGGGTTAATACCCTAAAGCCGGAGTTGCTAGAAGGATTCTACTTCTCAATTAGTGGCTTTTCAGACAGTATTAACGGCAGCTTAGATCAGACAATGCTAGCCAGCATATCAACACTAAAGGCCGCAGGAATTTACAATGCTGCGGCGCGATTTATTGGTATGGCAATGGTTTTCATGATTTCTTTTGCAGGAGCTTCTTACTCCAAATTCTTTCAGCATGGTGCAGCTGGTATTAATGGAAGCTGGCGTTTTGCCAGAAAATTACTGCCGCTAGCCTTTGGCTATGGAATACTTATCTTTTTTGTGTTCATCTTTGCCGCGCCATTTATTCCTTATTTGCTAGGTGAAAGTTTTGAAGAGGCAGTTCCTATATTGCGCTGGTTTGCACCTCTTATCTTAATGATCGCGCTGAGCTATTTAGCATCGGATTCATTGACTGGTGCAGGTTTCCAAGGGGTAAGAAGTAGCATCCAAGTATCATCTGCTCTACTCAACTTTTTTCTGAATTTATGGTTGATTCCTCGGTACTCGGTTTATGGAGCAGTATGGGCTACGTTGGCAACTGAGTTGGCTAAGTTAGTCGGTCTTTACACGACAGTGTTCATTCTAAACCGTCGACAGATAGCAAAAAGCAGTAGTCTTTAA
- a CDS encoding glycosyltransferase family 2 protein gives MFVSICVSTYKRPEGLKSLLIGLNQLILDKTEVSNIEVVIVDNEAQGKAKAICQEFESSFKWTLKCFEEPRQGVTYARNKAIESSHPSADFVVFIDDDEVPASNWLEELLLAQKRYGADIVTGPVEPRFETTSVPNWVLRGKYFQARKFSEGQSLKVAFTNNTLVSTKLFKEMERAFDHKFALTGGEDTDFFMRAYKAGYKIVWADSAVVYETIPESRATANWILKRGYRTWASHSLCESILYPSISVRIMRIVKATILIVMGSFYIPFSVFLGKHRLVSSFLLICRGLGSFSGLLGKNYQEYAQDNMQNN, from the coding sequence TTGTTTGTTTCTATATGTGTGTCAACCTATAAGCGGCCTGAGGGCTTGAAGAGCCTGCTCATAGGTCTTAATCAGCTAATTCTAGATAAAACTGAAGTTTCTAATATTGAAGTTGTTATTGTTGACAATGAGGCTCAGGGTAAAGCCAAAGCAATCTGTCAAGAGTTTGAATCTAGCTTCAAGTGGACTCTCAAGTGTTTTGAAGAACCTCGTCAGGGCGTAACTTACGCTCGTAATAAAGCTATTGAGAGTAGTCATCCATCTGCGGATTTTGTCGTTTTTATCGATGATGATGAAGTGCCTGCCTCAAACTGGCTTGAGGAACTCTTACTAGCTCAGAAAAGATATGGAGCTGATATTGTTACCGGCCCAGTGGAGCCTCGATTCGAAACCACGTCTGTTCCAAACTGGGTGTTGCGTGGGAAATATTTCCAGGCGAGAAAGTTTTCTGAAGGCCAAAGCTTGAAGGTTGCATTTACAAATAATACTTTGGTTAGCACCAAGTTGTTTAAGGAGATGGAACGAGCATTTGATCATAAGTTTGCTTTAACTGGGGGAGAGGACACTGATTTCTTTATGCGGGCTTATAAAGCTGGCTATAAGATAGTTTGGGCAGACTCTGCTGTTGTTTATGAGACAATCCCAGAGAGCCGAGCTACTGCCAATTGGATTTTGAAGAGAGGGTATCGCACCTGGGCTTCCCATAGCTTGTGCGAGAGCATTCTCTACCCTTCCATCAGTGTTCGGATTATGCGGATTGTAAAAGCAACAATTTTAATTGTTATGGGTTCTTTTTATATTCCATTTTCTGTGTTTTTGGGAAAACATAGGCTTGTGTCCTCCTTTTTATTGATTTGTCGCGGTCTAGGTAGTTTTTCAGGACTGCTAGGCAAAAACTATCAGGAGTATGCTCAGGACAATATGCAGAATAACTAG
- a CDS encoding glycosyltransferase family 25 protein: MITSVNSKAYRLQDFFERTYIINLPERADRRLEVADELDSIDMPLEKGKVEIFSAIRPEDSLAFPSIGVLGCFLSHLAVLKQANQEGLSNVLIIEDDIAFSKNLKKSEPYLVNLLSQQDWSIVHLGFFPYQGYSYDDYYGEDLEGLSEDQPIILKQCALPPAGSHFYGVKGESLAPLIQFLETFLERRQREPFTTTEGHLVLDGAYYDTVLHLFRNQTPGVTSLITCPNLGGQRSSRSDITPSRLDKLPIPASLVSAFRKVKRRFSNI; this comes from the coding sequence ATGATAACTTCAGTAAACAGCAAAGCGTATAGACTTCAAGACTTTTTCGAAAGAACTTATATCATTAATCTTCCAGAACGGGCAGACCGCAGACTTGAGGTGGCTGACGAACTGGATTCTATTGATATGCCCTTAGAGAAGGGGAAGGTAGAAATTTTCTCTGCTATTCGTCCTGAAGACTCCCTTGCATTTCCAAGTATAGGGGTCTTAGGATGCTTTCTAAGCCATTTGGCAGTGCTCAAACAAGCTAATCAAGAAGGGCTATCAAATGTTCTAATAATTGAAGATGACATTGCCTTTTCAAAAAATCTTAAAAAATCAGAACCCTATTTAGTTAATTTGCTGTCTCAACAAGACTGGTCTATTGTTCATTTGGGATTCTTTCCCTATCAGGGATATAGCTACGATGACTATTATGGTGAAGATTTGGAGGGTCTCTCAGAGGATCAGCCTATTATTCTGAAGCAGTGTGCGCTACCTCCAGCAGGTTCTCACTTCTATGGCGTTAAAGGGGAAAGCCTTGCTCCACTGATTCAGTTTCTTGAAACTTTTCTTGAGAGACGCCAGAGAGAGCCGTTCACGACCACTGAAGGGCACCTAGTTCTCGATGGGGCTTACTACGATACGGTACTCCATTTGTTTAGGAATCAAACTCCAGGTGTGACCTCTTTAATTACCTGCCCAAATTTAGGAGGGCAACGCAGTTCCCGCAGTGATATTACGCCATCTAGACTTGACAAATTACCTATACCTGCAAGCTTAGTAAGTGCTTTTAGAAAGGTAAAACGTCGATTTTCTAACATTTAA
- a CDS encoding rhodanese-like domain-containing protein, whose protein sequence is MHRLFGLIPKPSPIRPRSRVYDLKDRLDWGEPALTIIDTRVRDSFHESHVMGAISMPADSLVDQAIASLELERDLYVYADTDEEAAVAVQHLRSAGYKNVSILRGGVAAWKAAGFPVEVVYAAA, encoded by the coding sequence ATGCACAGACTTTTTGGCCTGATTCCCAAGCCGTCTCCTATCCGGCCTCGGTCCCGAGTTTATGATTTGAAAGATCGTTTGGACTGGGGCGAACCGGCTCTTACCATCATTGATACTCGCGTGCGTGACAGCTTCCATGAGAGCCATGTGATGGGCGCAATTTCAATGCCCGCCGACTCTTTGGTCGATCAGGCTATAGCTAGCCTAGAGCTTGAGCGCGATCTATATGTTTATGCCGACACCGATGAAGAAGCGGCGGTTGCTGTGCAGCACCTCAGAAGTGCGGGCTACAAAAATGTCTCCATCCTGCGGGGCGGAGTGGCAGCCTGGAAAGCTGCCGGTTTTCCGGTCGAGGTGGTTTACGCAGCAGCTTAA
- a CDS encoding O-antigen ligase family protein has translation MKKIALEKGILLFEKVFFFICVMHYSAAIVPLLITGGASEGDNIPMTSFNWTPSSSLYLLTYIIAFLLLTFRWKKVLSSMRVRDFLLPLLVLFAPLTTLWSLTPGETFSSAVALIGTTVLGFYFASRFTVREQLRLLGWSFVLILILSFSFIVLMPQYGIEHGVHAGAFRGVFTHKNTFGKFLVLTVILFLTLVLVEKPKNIAVFRFGLLMSFIFLPLSRSSSSLLNACFLAVLAFLLYRILHFKVKVLIPSVILIILSIWAFSFISQGIAETFAGFFGKDLTLTGRTEIWGAVIEKIQERPLQGYGFSSFWAQSPSNILRTFGWMPPNAHNGFLDLALDLGVTGLLLYCLISLRILVKSFFLSRRIYIDSVSFWPFIFFLFTLLTNLTESGLFGRNSIYPLLFISLYFSFFYFPKGPALTSQ, from the coding sequence GTGAAGAAGATCGCGCTTGAAAAAGGAATACTTTTGTTCGAGAAAGTGTTCTTTTTTATATGTGTTATGCACTATTCAGCGGCTATAGTTCCCCTACTGATCACAGGAGGAGCTAGTGAGGGAGACAATATCCCAATGACCAGTTTCAATTGGACTCCCAGCTCTTCTTTATATCTGTTAACCTATATTATTGCTTTTCTACTGTTAACTTTTCGGTGGAAGAAAGTTCTTTCTTCCATGCGAGTAAGGGACTTTCTGTTGCCACTTCTCGTGCTTTTCGCGCCACTGACGACCCTGTGGTCACTTACTCCCGGCGAAACCTTTTCATCAGCAGTTGCCCTCATAGGCACAACCGTTCTCGGCTTCTACTTTGCTAGTCGGTTCACTGTAAGGGAACAGCTTCGCCTCCTTGGTTGGTCCTTCGTTCTAATTCTTATTCTAAGCTTTTCATTTATCGTTCTCATGCCCCAATACGGGATTGAGCATGGAGTGCACGCAGGTGCCTTCCGAGGGGTATTCACTCACAAAAATACTTTTGGAAAGTTCCTAGTTCTCACCGTCATCTTATTTCTAACCCTTGTGCTGGTAGAAAAACCTAAAAACATAGCCGTTTTTAGGTTTGGTCTACTGATGAGCTTCATTTTTCTGCCACTATCGCGATCATCTAGTTCACTTCTGAACGCTTGCTTCTTGGCTGTTCTCGCATTTCTTCTGTATCGAATTTTACACTTCAAGGTTAAGGTTCTTATTCCTTCCGTTATTTTAATTATTTTATCAATTTGGGCATTCTCTTTTATATCCCAGGGAATTGCTGAAACGTTTGCCGGTTTCTTCGGCAAAGACCTGACGCTCACTGGAAGAACTGAGATTTGGGGAGCTGTTATCGAAAAGATTCAAGAACGTCCCCTACAGGGCTATGGATTTAGCTCATTCTGGGCTCAATCGCCGAGCAACATTTTGAGAACTTTTGGGTGGATGCCTCCGAATGCCCATAACGGCTTCCTAGATTTAGCCCTAGATCTAGGTGTTACTGGGCTTCTACTCTACTGCCTAATTTCTTTAAGGATTCTGGTTAAGTCTTTCTTCCTGTCTAGAAGGATCTATATTGACAGCGTTTCTTTCTGGCCGTTCATATTTTTTCTGTTCACACTTTTAACCAATTTGACTGAGAGCGGGTTATTTGGGCGTAATAGTATTTACCCTCTGCTCTTTATCAGTTTATACTTTTCGTTTTTCTACTTCCCCAAAGGTCCTGCTCTCACCTCCCAGTAG
- a CDS encoding proton extrusion protein PcxA, which produces MQIPGFFRQGQQWLIKTPERALDQAYEAAQMIDALEKEYFSGNPIAPQYGNYGESAQAYFQGELKKYLKLIRFRLVEFRASSSIVRVSGPRITEIQIPSPDQDNLTIDLIDKPAVFFRKLRFIDDVLARYKTLEPPAVERTITLSEAESQTPLRPVSNVSALQAANGRNGKLAPPKAPSEVAAGLEETPNRADALSDRANVLPRSILRTVDRIRQDLDPQAEQQVVKNFRSSKAKTTTAVKFVLLLIIVPLLTQQFTKNFVVGPIVDTVRDRTHAEVFLNLEMEEEALHELQQFEERLRFEVLIGKAAPMPEREIEATVREKATEIEEDYRHRSADAVKNLFADIAAAGAFALLLISRKQEVSTLKGFMDEIVYGLSDSAKAFIIILFTDMFVGFHSPHGWEVLLEGLSRHLGFAANREFIFLFIATFPVILDTVFKYWIFRYLNRISPSAVATYRNMNE; this is translated from the coding sequence ATGCAGATTCCAGGCTTTTTTCGACAAGGTCAGCAGTGGCTCATCAAAACTCCCGAGCGGGCACTCGATCAGGCTTACGAAGCTGCCCAGATGATTGACGCTCTTGAGAAAGAGTACTTTAGCGGTAATCCTATCGCCCCCCAATACGGCAACTATGGAGAGAGTGCCCAAGCATACTTTCAGGGTGAGCTCAAGAAATACCTGAAACTGATTCGGTTTCGATTGGTGGAATTTAGAGCCAGCAGCTCAATAGTGCGAGTGTCAGGCCCTAGGATCACAGAAATTCAGATCCCCTCTCCCGATCAAGACAACCTCACCATCGATCTCATTGACAAACCAGCTGTCTTCTTTCGTAAGCTGCGGTTCATTGACGATGTGCTGGCCCGCTACAAAACGCTCGAACCTCCTGCAGTAGAGCGCACCATTACCCTTTCCGAAGCAGAGAGCCAAACCCCTTTACGGCCCGTCAGTAACGTGAGCGCCTTACAGGCCGCCAACGGGCGCAACGGTAAACTGGCTCCGCCCAAGGCACCCTCAGAGGTAGCAGCAGGTCTAGAAGAAACACCCAATCGGGCTGATGCCCTTAGCGATCGCGCTAATGTCCTGCCTCGCTCTATCTTGCGCACCGTAGACCGCATTCGCCAAGACCTAGATCCGCAAGCGGAGCAGCAGGTAGTCAAAAACTTTCGCAGTTCCAAGGCTAAGACCACTACTGCAGTCAAATTTGTCCTGCTGCTGATCATCGTGCCTTTACTCACTCAGCAGTTCACTAAAAATTTCGTGGTTGGACCGATTGTGGATACGGTTCGCGATCGCACCCACGCCGAAGTCTTTCTCAATCTCGAAATGGAGGAAGAAGCCCTACACGAGCTGCAGCAGTTCGAGGAACGCTTGCGTTTCGAAGTTCTAATTGGCAAAGCAGCTCCCATGCCCGAACGAGAGATTGAAGCAACCGTTCGAGAAAAAGCGACTGAAATCGAGGAAGACTACCGTCACCGCAGCGCCGATGCCGTTAAAAACCTCTTTGCCGACATTGCAGCCGCCGGTGCGTTTGCTCTGCTGCTCATCTCCCGGAAGCAAGAAGTCAGCACCCTCAAAGGCTTTATGGACGAGATTGTCTATGGCCTTAGTGACAGCGCCAAAGCCTTCATTATCATCTTATTCACCGACATGTTTGTCGGCTTTCACTCCCCCCACGGATGGGAAGTTCTGCTAGAGGGTTTATCGCGCCATCTAGGGTTTGCCGCCAATCGAGAATTCATCTTCCTATTTATTGCGACTTTTCCCGTCATTCTCGATACGGTCTTTAAATACTGGATCTTCCGATATTTAAACCGTATCTCTCCTTCCGCAGTCGCTACTTATCGCAACATGAACGAGTAA